In Ctenopharyngodon idella isolate HZGC_01 chromosome 2, HZGC01, whole genome shotgun sequence, the following are encoded in one genomic region:
- the zgc:110366 gene encoding uncharacterized oxidoreductase ZK1290.5 isoform X2 — MMTIPSSCTTLSCPTVKLSNGLNIPILGLGTSHDGGYSHEAMLYALQECGIRHIDTAKRYGCEEALGKAVADSAVPREELWLTTKLWPGDYGYQSAKQACRASCARLGVDYLDLYLMHWPDCMVPGLSSREVRAETWRALEELYDEGLCRSIGVSNFLIRHLNELKDHGGIVPHVNQVEFHPFQQPLELVEYCRKEDIVFEGYCPLAKGQALTHPAIMELAHKYGRSASQICIRWSIQNGVVTIPKSTKPDRIHENCQVFGFRLDDSDMAALSLLHDGRHVSWDPTHVE, encoded by the exons ATGATGACAATTCCCAGCAGCTGCACTACGCTGTCCTGCCCTACGGTTAAGTTGTCGAATGGACTGAACATTCCCATTCTGGGTTTAG GGACATCTCATGATGGAGGGTACAGTCATGAAGCGATGCTTTATGCTCTACAGGAGTGTGGCATAAGACATATAGACACAGCCAAGCGTTATGGCTGTGAAGAGGCTTTGGGGAAAGCTGTGGCTGATAGTGCTGTACCACGAGAGGAGCTCTGGCTCACCACCAAACTATGGCCTGGAGATTACGGCTACCAGAGCGCCAAACAAGCCTGCCGAGCCTCGTGTGCCAGGCTGGGGGTGGATTATTTAG ACCTGTATCTGATGCACTGGCCTGACTGCATGGTTCCAGGTCTCTCCAGTCGTGAGGTTCGAGCGGAGACGTGGAGAGCTCTGGAGGAGCTTTATGATGAAG GTTTGTGTCGTTCCATTGGAGTGAGTAACTTTCTCATCCGTCACTTGAACGAGTTGAAGGATCATGGTGGAATTGTGCCTCATGTTAACCAG GTGGAGTTTCATCCCTTCCAGCAGCCCCTGGAGCTGGTTGAATATTGCCGGAAGGAGGATATCGTTTTTGAAGGCTACTGTCCTTTGGCCAAAGGTCAAGCACTCACTCACCCAGCAATCATGGAGCTCGCCCATAAATACGGCCGCAGCGCGTCACAAATATGCATCCGCTGGAGTATTCAG aatggaGTTGTCACAATTCCAAAGTCCACCAAACCAGACAGGATCCATGAAAACTGCCAA GTGTTTGGGTTCAGGTTGGACGATTCAGACATGGCAGCTCTGAGTTTGTTGCATGATGGGAGACATGTGAGCTGGGACCCAACTCATGTGGAATGA
- the zgc:110366 gene encoding uncharacterized oxidoreductase ZK1290.5 isoform X1 yields the protein MMTIPSSCTTLSCPTVKLSNGLNIPILGLGTSHDGGYSHEAMLYALQECGIRHIDTAKRYGCEEALGKAVADSAVPREELWLTTKLWPGDYGYQSAKQACRASCARLGVDYLDLYLMHWPDCMVPGLSSREVRAETWRALEELYDEGLCRSIGVSNFLIRHLNELKDHGGIVPHVNQVEFHPFQQPLELVEYCRKEDIVFEGYCPLAKGQALTHPAIMELAHKYGRSASQICIRWSIQNGVVTIPKSTKPDRIHENCQVFGFTLTAEDMDQIRGLHTNQKLIHLTHPIWKG from the exons ATGATGACAATTCCCAGCAGCTGCACTACGCTGTCCTGCCCTACGGTTAAGTTGTCGAATGGACTGAACATTCCCATTCTGGGTTTAG GGACATCTCATGATGGAGGGTACAGTCATGAAGCGATGCTTTATGCTCTACAGGAGTGTGGCATAAGACATATAGACACAGCCAAGCGTTATGGCTGTGAAGAGGCTTTGGGGAAAGCTGTGGCTGATAGTGCTGTACCACGAGAGGAGCTCTGGCTCACCACCAAACTATGGCCTGGAGATTACGGCTACCAGAGCGCCAAACAAGCCTGCCGAGCCTCGTGTGCCAGGCTGGGGGTGGATTATTTAG ACCTGTATCTGATGCACTGGCCTGACTGCATGGTTCCAGGTCTCTCCAGTCGTGAGGTTCGAGCGGAGACGTGGAGAGCTCTGGAGGAGCTTTATGATGAAG GTTTGTGTCGTTCCATTGGAGTGAGTAACTTTCTCATCCGTCACTTGAACGAGTTGAAGGATCATGGTGGAATTGTGCCTCATGTTAACCAG GTGGAGTTTCATCCCTTCCAGCAGCCCCTGGAGCTGGTTGAATATTGCCGGAAGGAGGATATCGTTTTTGAAGGCTACTGTCCTTTGGCCAAAGGTCAAGCACTCACTCACCCAGCAATCATGGAGCTCGCCCATAAATACGGCCGCAGCGCGTCACAAATATGCATCCGCTGGAGTATTCAG aatggaGTTGTCACAATTCCAAAGTCCACCAAACCAGACAGGATCCATGAAAACTGCCAA GTATTTGGATTCACACTAACAGCAGAAGACATGGACCAAATTAGAGGTTTACACACCAATCAGAAGCTGATTCATCTCACTCATCCAATCTGGAAAGGATAA